From one Simplicispira suum genomic stretch:
- the fliN gene encoding flagellar motor switch protein FliN — MSTEDNKDAGENSTESAGEADPFAGWAEALEEQKTSGTGSDPEQGGPLSGESKRPFDSSSSAPASDINMVLDIPVQLSVELGRTKVPIKYILQLAQGSVVELDALAGEPMDVLVNGYLIAQGEVVVVNDKFGIRLTDVVTPSERLRRVSRGQG; from the coding sequence ATGTCAACTGAAGACAATAAGGATGCGGGTGAAAACTCTACGGAATCTGCAGGCGAAGCGGATCCGTTCGCGGGTTGGGCCGAAGCGCTTGAGGAGCAAAAAACCTCGGGCACAGGGTCTGACCCGGAGCAAGGGGGGCCGCTAAGCGGTGAATCGAAGAGGCCTTTTGATTCCTCGTCGTCCGCGCCGGCAAGCGACATCAATATGGTGCTGGACATCCCGGTCCAGTTGTCGGTTGAGCTCGGACGCACCAAGGTGCCGATCAAGTACATCCTGCAATTGGCTCAAGGGTCTGTGGTCGAGTTGGATGCCCTCGCAGGTGAACCGATGGATGTGTTGGTCAACGGCTACTTGATTGCGCAGGGTGAGGTGGTGGTGGTGAATGACAAGTTCGGTATCCGGTTGACCGACGTGGTGACGCCTTCCGAACGTTTGCGCCGTGTCAGTCGAGGCCAGGGATGA
- a CDS encoding FliO/MopB family protein, producing MTQTLLLVVLFVAGIATLPWVVRRVQQRHGGVAGASAASPRVLSAIAVGPHQRVVTVEVGEEGERTTLVLGVTPQSIRCLHTQPARRGSMASPTSFSLEMTNAVAPVPQADKDA from the coding sequence ATGACACAGACACTTCTGCTTGTGGTGCTTTTCGTCGCGGGTATTGCCACGCTTCCTTGGGTGGTTCGGCGGGTCCAGCAGCGCCATGGTGGGGTGGCCGGAGCTTCTGCAGCATCACCTCGGGTCCTATCGGCCATTGCCGTGGGCCCGCACCAGCGGGTGGTTACCGTGGAGGTAGGCGAAGAAGGAGAACGCACCACGCTGGTTCTTGGCGTGACGCCCCAAAGCATTCGTTGCCTGCACACCCAACCTGCCAGACGGGGCTCCATGGCGTCACCCACGTCGTTTTCGCTTGAGATGACAAATGCGGTGGCCCCAGTGCCTCAGGCCGATAAGGACGCCTGA
- the fliP gene encoding flagellar type III secretion system pore protein FliP (The bacterial flagellar biogenesis protein FliP forms a type III secretion system (T3SS)-type pore required for flagellar assembly.) — translation MTSNPTRVLALRLRFVASFLALVGALLVHGVSHAQAGASLPLLIGSGASGTNYSVPIQTLLFFTALSFLPAILLMMTGFTRIVIVLSLLRQAIGTQSAPPNQVIIGLSLFLTLFVMGPTLDRVYQDAYVPYTTNAIGFEEAAAKAEAPMRQFMLKQTRQSDFSLFSRLARLDASVTAETAPFRVLVPAFVTSELKSAFQIGFMIFIPFLVIDMVVSSILMSLGMMMLSPVLVALPFKLMLFVLADGWNLLIGSLAASFVT, via the coding sequence ATGACCTCCAATCCAACGCGCGTGCTTGCTTTGCGCCTGCGCTTCGTCGCTTCCTTTTTGGCGTTGGTGGGTGCCCTGCTGGTGCATGGCGTGTCGCATGCCCAGGCCGGTGCTTCGCTGCCGCTTTTGATTGGTTCCGGCGCCTCCGGCACGAATTATTCGGTGCCTATCCAGACGCTGCTGTTTTTTACGGCGCTCTCGTTTCTGCCAGCGATCCTGCTCATGATGACGGGATTCACGAGGATCGTGATCGTCTTGTCCCTGTTGCGACAGGCGATCGGAACGCAGTCTGCGCCACCCAACCAAGTGATCATCGGGCTTTCGCTGTTTCTCACGTTGTTTGTCATGGGGCCCACGCTGGACCGGGTCTACCAGGACGCATATGTGCCGTATACCACCAACGCGATTGGCTTTGAGGAAGCCGCGGCGAAGGCCGAGGCGCCGATGCGCCAGTTCATGCTCAAACAGACGCGGCAGTCGGATTTTTCGTTGTTCTCGCGTCTGGCTCGTTTGGATGCGTCAGTCACTGCAGAAACAGCGCCTTTCCGTGTGCTGGTTCCGGCGTTCGTGACCAGTGAACTCAAGTCGGCCTTTCAGATCGGTTTCATGATTTTCATCCCGTTTCTGGTCATCGACATGGTGGTTTCCAGCATCCTGATGTCACTCGGAATGATGATGCTTTCCCCGGTTTTGGTCGCCCTTCCTTTCAAGCTCATGTTGTTTGTTCTGGCTGACGGCTGGAACTTGCTGATTGGATCTCTAGCCGCGAGTTTTGTCACTTGA
- the fliQ gene encoding flagellar biosynthesis protein FliQ translates to MSPQFVLTIGRDALTILLMIAMPVLGVVMAVGLLVSIFQAVTQIHEATLAFVPKLVAAMVIFAIAGPWMVSTLVDFIRRTIESIPSVVG, encoded by the coding sequence ATGTCTCCCCAATTCGTACTGACCATCGGGCGCGACGCGCTGACCATACTGCTGATGATTGCCATGCCCGTTCTGGGTGTTGTGATGGCCGTCGGCTTGTTGGTGAGCATTTTTCAGGCGGTTACGCAGATCCACGAGGCCACGTTGGCGTTTGTCCCCAAGCTGGTGGCTGCCATGGTGATTTTTGCCATCGCCGGACCGTGGATGGTGAGCACCTTGGTTGATTTCATTCGACGCACCATTGAATCGATACCGTCGGTCGTCGGGTAG
- the fliR gene encoding flagellar biosynthetic protein FliR yields MITFSEAQIVAWFSPILWPFLRILALFSVSPVFSMRAIPVRVRIGLAFFVAVCSQPMLEGQSVLPFNSPDALGAVAQQVLIGLAIGFAVRLVFASVELAGEVIGLQMGLNFASFFDPASNTQVSAVARFFGHMATLFFVVINGHLMVLMAVVKSFDRFPVDSHFLAAIGQMRLYELGTSLFSSALWIALPMIALLMFVNLTLGIISRVAPQMNVYAVGFPVTLTVGLLGITATLPMLEQPMLTLMQQATDLFMSQR; encoded by the coding sequence ATGATCACATTTTCCGAAGCGCAGATCGTCGCGTGGTTCTCTCCGATTCTTTGGCCTTTCCTCCGGATACTGGCCTTGTTTTCGGTCTCGCCGGTCTTTTCGATGCGAGCGATTCCGGTGCGGGTGCGCATTGGACTGGCATTTTTTGTCGCCGTCTGCTCTCAGCCAATGCTGGAAGGGCAGTCCGTCTTGCCTTTCAACAGCCCAGACGCCTTGGGCGCTGTAGCTCAACAGGTGCTGATTGGCTTGGCCATTGGCTTTGCGGTTCGCCTGGTGTTTGCTTCGGTGGAACTCGCCGGCGAAGTGATTGGTCTGCAGATGGGGCTGAACTTCGCCTCGTTTTTTGATCCTGCGAGCAATACCCAGGTCAGTGCCGTGGCGCGATTTTTTGGCCATATGGCCACGCTGTTCTTTGTGGTCATCAACGGGCATTTGATGGTGCTTATGGCCGTGGTCAAGAGCTTTGATCGATTTCCTGTCGACAGCCATTTCCTGGCGGCAATCGGTCAGATGCGCCTGTACGAACTCGGAACGTCGCTGTTTTCCAGTGCGCTCTGGATTGCACTGCCAATGATTGCCTTGTTGATGTTCGTAAATCTGACACTCGGGATCATTTCCCGTGTGGCACCGCAGATGAACGTCTATGCGGTGGGCTTTCCGGTGACCCTGACCGTCGGGCTACTGGGCATCACGGCGACCTTACCCATGTTAGAGCAACCCATGTTGACGCTGATGCAGCAGGCCACAGACTTGTTCATGTCACAACGCTGA